In Halopseudomonas xinjiangensis, a single genomic region encodes these proteins:
- the mnmA gene encoding tRNA 2-thiouridine(34) synthase MnmA, whose protein sequence is MTFSPSKQPAETRIIVGMSGGVDSSVSAALLLEQGYQVEGLFMKNWDEDDGTEYCTAKEDLADAQAVSDRLGIKLHTANFAAEYWDNVFEHFLAEYKAGRTPNPDILCNREIKFKAFLDYAVMLGADLIATGHYVRRADRDGATLLLRGVDNNKDQSYFLHAVAGEQIARTLFPVGELEKPEVRRIAEKYQLATARKKDSTGICFIGERRFSDFLKQYLPAQPGDIETTEGEVIGRHHGLMYHTIGQRQGLGIGGMQNASDEPWYVLRKDLERNVLVVGQGNAHPCLFADALEVSDIFWVNPVQETLPLRLTAKVRYRQPDQACTLERTESGFLVRFDEPQRAVTPGQSVVLYLGEICLGGGVIESALSNATEHAA, encoded by the coding sequence ATGACTTTTTCACCATCCAAGCAGCCCGCCGAGACACGGATCATCGTCGGCATGTCAGGCGGTGTCGATTCTTCGGTTTCGGCGGCCTTGCTCCTGGAACAGGGCTATCAGGTCGAAGGCCTGTTCATGAAGAACTGGGACGAGGATGACGGCACCGAGTACTGCACCGCCAAGGAAGACCTGGCCGATGCGCAAGCGGTCTCCGACAGGCTGGGCATCAAGCTGCACACTGCCAATTTCGCCGCCGAATACTGGGATAACGTCTTCGAGCATTTTCTGGCGGAGTACAAGGCCGGTCGCACGCCCAACCCGGACATCCTCTGCAACCGGGAAATAAAGTTCAAAGCCTTCCTTGATTACGCGGTCATGCTCGGGGCGGATCTCATCGCCACTGGCCACTACGTGCGTCGCGCGGATCGCGACGGGGCAACATTGCTGCTGCGCGGCGTGGATAACAACAAGGATCAGAGCTATTTTCTGCATGCTGTCGCCGGCGAACAGATCGCCCGCACATTGTTTCCCGTGGGTGAGCTCGAGAAGCCCGAAGTCCGCCGGATCGCTGAGAAATATCAGCTGGCAACTGCGCGCAAAAAGGACTCCACCGGGATCTGTTTCATTGGCGAGCGCCGCTTCAGCGACTTTCTCAAGCAGTATCTTCCCGCACAGCCGGGCGACATCGAAACCACCGAAGGCGAAGTCATCGGCCGTCATCATGGCTTGATGTACCACACCATCGGACAGCGACAGGGTCTCGGCATCGGTGGCATGCAGAACGCCAGCGACGAGCCATGGTACGTGCTGCGCAAGGATCTGGAACGCAACGTGCTCGTGGTCGGCCAGGGCAACGCGCACCCCTGCCTGTTTGCCGACGCATTGGAGGTATCGGATATCTTCTGGGTCAATCCGGTGCAGGAGACGTTGCCACTTCGGCTGACGGCCAAGGTTCGCTACCGGCAGCCCGACCAGGCGTGCACGCTGGAGCGCACCGAGAGCGGCTTCCTGGTGCGCTTCGACGAGCCTCAGCGAGCTGTCACGCCGGGACAGTCGGTGGTGCTTTACCTTGGTGAAATCTGCCTGGGAGGCGGCGTGATCGAGTCCGCCCTCAGCAACGCTACGGAGCATGCAGCTTGA
- the xthA gene encoding exodeoxyribonuclease III, with protein sequence MKFVSFNINGLRARPHQLAELVERHDPDVIGLQETKVDDTSFPYDDVASLGYHVHFHGQKGHYGVALLTRAQPAWVAKGLPTDTPEAQCRLISAEVPGPDGKPVIVFNGYFPQGESRDHPVKFPAKTRFYADLQSHLEQSFSPDARLVVMGDINISPEDCDIGIGADNARRWLRTGKCSFLPEERAWLQRLKDWGLVDTFRRQYPDVADRFSWFDYRSRGFEAEPKRGLRIDLVMASKGLIDSCVEAGIDYDIRGMEKPSDHAPVWARFAL encoded by the coding sequence ATGAAATTCGTTTCTTTCAATATCAACGGGTTGCGGGCCAGACCTCACCAGCTTGCCGAATTGGTTGAGCGCCATGATCCTGATGTGATCGGCCTCCAGGAAACCAAGGTCGACGATACGTCATTCCCTTACGATGACGTCGCTTCCCTGGGTTATCACGTACATTTCCACGGACAAAAGGGCCACTACGGTGTGGCGTTACTCACTCGGGCACAGCCAGCCTGGGTAGCCAAGGGATTACCAACTGACACGCCCGAAGCACAATGCCGGTTGATTTCCGCCGAGGTGCCCGGCCCGGATGGCAAACCGGTCATCGTCTTCAATGGATACTTTCCACAAGGTGAGAGCCGGGACCATCCGGTCAAGTTCCCTGCCAAGACGCGTTTCTACGCGGATCTGCAGTCACACCTGGAGCAGAGTTTCAGCCCGGATGCGCGCCTGGTCGTCATGGGCGATATCAATATTTCGCCCGAGGATTGTGATATCGGCATCGGTGCTGATAATGCGCGCCGCTGGCTTCGCACCGGAAAATGCAGCTTCCTTCCGGAGGAGCGTGCCTGGCTTCAACGACTGAAAGACTGGGGTCTGGTAGACACGTTTCGTCGCCAATACCCCGATGTGGCGGACCGCTTCAGCTGGTTCGATTACCGTAGCCGTGGCTTCGAGGCCGAGCCCAAACGGGGCTTGCGTATCGATCTGGTCATGGCCAGCAAAGGGCTGATAGACAGCTGCGTTGAGGCGGGTATCGACTACGATATCCGCGGCATGGAGAAGCCGTCCGACCATGCTCCAGTCTGGGCGCGCTTCGCCCTCTAA
- a CDS encoding autotransporter assembly complex protein TamA produces MARPLLLISLLAWSAVCQAELVVDVEPANDKVRDNIRAFIGPVEAPDHRTMWRLARHSREQAIDAARALGYYDVTVRPEVTGPEDDPILSLSVQLGEPVRLREVTIAIGGEGQGTDPFRVPETGQLKPGAVLNHGNYESLKTLLSNQALRYGYFSGEFTRNRLVVNPDAQYADIQLRYDTGQRYRLGQVSFSETPFNEDLLDRMVLFEPGVPYNSDLLAELNRDLLASGYFDTVQVTAPAEEAEDLRIPVRVYLEEREPNSLGLGAGFSTDVGPRLRVDWRQHYLNAKGHSRGAELELSAPRQELTGFYQIPLTPPQSSNLRLFTGLLRDTVEDVDTVNFTIGGLHQRRLEDGWERGIGLRLLHERFTIGNDEGNSTLLLPSISFQKTHSDGSVDPAKGYSLRFELQGAKEGLVSDIDLIHASAAARGLYTVKERHRMLVRTQLGGMVTSDFDSVPPTLRFFAGGDQSVRGYDYRTLSPVDETGEHIGGQYLVAGSLEYQYEFIDNWRGAVFVDHGNAVDSLSDPLKTSVGVGIRWVSPVGPIRIDVAKSVSDPEEGFRIHFAMGPEL; encoded by the coding sequence ATGGCGCGTCCGTTACTCCTGATCAGCCTGCTCGCATGGTCGGCAGTCTGCCAGGCAGAACTGGTGGTTGATGTCGAACCCGCCAACGATAAAGTACGAGACAACATCCGCGCGTTCATCGGGCCGGTCGAGGCGCCGGATCATCGCACCATGTGGAGGCTGGCAAGACACAGCCGTGAGCAGGCGATCGATGCCGCCCGAGCTTTGGGCTATTACGATGTTACGGTCCGACCCGAGGTCACCGGCCCCGAAGATGACCCCATATTGAGTCTTTCGGTTCAGCTAGGCGAGCCGGTACGTTTACGCGAAGTCACCATAGCCATCGGAGGTGAAGGGCAGGGCACCGACCCTTTTCGGGTCCCGGAAACAGGGCAGCTGAAACCCGGCGCCGTGCTCAATCACGGCAATTACGAGTCGCTCAAGACACTGCTCTCCAACCAGGCGTTGCGCTACGGTTACTTCTCCGGAGAATTCACGCGAAACCGACTAGTGGTCAATCCGGACGCCCAGTACGCCGATATCCAGCTTCGCTACGACACCGGACAACGCTATCGCCTCGGCCAGGTGTCTTTTTCCGAAACCCCCTTCAATGAAGATCTCCTCGATCGCATGGTGCTATTCGAGCCTGGGGTTCCGTATAACTCGGATCTGCTCGCCGAGCTCAATCGCGATCTTCTCGCAAGTGGTTATTTCGATACGGTGCAGGTAACCGCGCCGGCCGAAGAGGCGGAGGATCTGCGGATACCGGTACGCGTTTATCTGGAAGAGCGCGAGCCGAATTCGCTGGGCCTTGGAGCCGGCTTTTCCACAGACGTGGGGCCGCGGCTGCGTGTGGATTGGCGTCAGCATTACCTCAATGCAAAGGGGCATAGCCGCGGTGCGGAGCTTGAGCTCTCAGCGCCCCGTCAGGAACTCACCGGTTTTTATCAGATTCCGTTGACCCCTCCGCAGTCGAGCAACCTGCGGCTGTTCACCGGGCTGCTGCGCGACACTGTTGAGGATGTCGATACGGTCAACTTCACCATAGGTGGGTTGCACCAGAGGCGCCTCGAAGACGGCTGGGAGCGCGGCATCGGTCTTCGCCTGCTTCACGAGCGCTTCACTATCGGCAACGATGAAGGGAACAGCACGCTGCTGCTGCCGAGCATTTCGTTCCAGAAGACCCACAGCGACGGGAGCGTCGATCCGGCGAAGGGCTATAGCCTCAGATTCGAGCTTCAGGGCGCGAAGGAAGGGCTCGTCTCCGATATCGATCTGATCCATGCGAGCGCCGCCGCACGCGGTCTGTACACTGTAAAAGAACGGCACCGCATGCTCGTTCGTACGCAACTTGGCGGCATGGTGACCAGCGATTTCGATAGCGTGCCACCTACGCTGCGCTTCTTCGCCGGCGGCGATCAGAGCGTACGAGGGTATGACTACAGGACACTATCACCCGTTGACGAGACCGGTGAGCACATCGGGGGTCAGTACCTGGTGGCTGGCAGTCTGGAATACCAGTACGAGTTCATCGACAACTGGCGTGGTGCGGTCTTTGTCGACCACGGCAACGCCGTCGATTCGCTGAGTGACCCGCTCAAGACCAGTGTTGGCGTGGGTATTCGCTGGGTTTCGCCAGTGGGTCCGATCCGGATCGATGTCGCCAAGTCCGTTAGCGACCCGGAAGAAGGGTTCAGAATCCATTTCGCCATGGGGCCTGAGCTGTGA
- the cspD gene encoding cold shock domain-containing protein CspD, protein MENGKVKWFNNAKGYGFIVADGRSEDLFAHYSAIQMDGYRTLKAGQPVQFDIIQGPKGLHAVNIQAAESSVVSPSREEAMTAQ, encoded by the coding sequence ATGGAGAATGGTAAGGTCAAATGGTTCAATAACGCCAAAGGCTACGGTTTCATCGTAGCAGATGGACGCAGTGAAGACCTTTTTGCCCACTACTCGGCAATCCAGATGGATGGTTACCGAACGCTCAAGGCTGGCCAGCCCGTGCAGTTCGACATCATCCAGGGGCCGAAGGGTCTGCATGCCGTGAATATTCAGGCTGCCGAGTCCAGCGTCGTGTCCCCAAGCCGCGAGGAGGCGATGACCGCTCAGTAA
- a CDS encoding NUDIX hydrolase yields the protein MRFLPHVTVATIVEDAGRFLMVEEYRDNRIVLNQPAGHLEADESLIEAARREVLEETAWHVEITGLVGLYLFKADNGTTYQRTCFHARALSIQDGRKLDDGILRALWMTPQEIEQRHADLRSPLVLGCIQDYLNKPLYSLDLIR from the coding sequence ATGCGATTTCTACCGCACGTAACCGTGGCAACCATCGTGGAAGATGCTGGTCGCTTCCTGATGGTTGAAGAATACCGCGACAACCGCATCGTTTTAAATCAACCCGCCGGTCATCTGGAAGCCGACGAAAGTCTTATCGAGGCTGCGCGCCGTGAGGTGCTGGAAGAAACCGCCTGGCATGTTGAAATTACGGGGCTCGTAGGGCTGTACCTGTTCAAGGCGGACAACGGCACTACCTACCAGCGCACCTGTTTCCACGCTCGTGCCCTGTCGATCCAAGACGGCCGCAAGCTCGACGATGGCATCCTGCGTGCCCTCTGGATGACGCCGCAGGAAATCGAGCAGCGCCACGCTGATCTGCGTAGCCCGCTGGTACTGGGTTGCATCCAGGATTACCTGAACAAACCACTTTATTCACTGGACTTGATTCGCTGA
- the hflD gene encoding high frequency lysogenization protein HflD, translating into MTPTEEQVVALGAVFEAALQVDKLARSGQYVEGSVHCLVRSIFERNPDDVKQIYGGSFLPLRQGLMALEAMLERDTAALQREALRYVMNLLALERQLAKRDDMLTVLGQRLDQVEKQTEHFGLLHDNVMAGLGSTYQDTLSTLRLRIQVHGDMRHLQQPDNANRIRALLLAGIRSARLWRQLGGHRWQMLVSRRKLLDAVRNIGYG; encoded by the coding sequence TTGACCCCCACAGAGGAACAGGTCGTTGCGCTGGGCGCGGTATTCGAGGCGGCTCTTCAGGTCGACAAGCTCGCTCGCAGCGGGCAATACGTCGAGGGCTCGGTCCATTGCCTGGTTCGCAGCATCTTCGAGCGCAACCCGGACGACGTAAAGCAGATCTATGGTGGCTCTTTTCTCCCCCTGCGCCAGGGACTGATGGCGCTCGAGGCCATGCTCGAACGGGACACCGCAGCGCTGCAGCGTGAAGCGCTGCGCTATGTCATGAACCTGCTCGCGCTCGAGCGGCAGCTGGCCAAGCGTGACGACATGCTTACCGTGCTGGGGCAACGCCTCGATCAGGTCGAGAAGCAAACCGAACATTTCGGCCTGCTGCACGACAACGTCATGGCAGGCCTCGGCAGCACCTATCAGGACACGTTGAGCACGCTTCGGCTGCGCATCCAGGTACACGGCGACATGCGTCACCTGCAACAACCGGACAACGCCAACCGCATCCGCGCTCTACTCCTGGCCGGGATCCGCTCCGCGCGCCTGTGGCGACAGCTGGGAGGGCACCGCTGGCAGATGCTGGTTTCGCGCCGCAAGCTTCTCGATGCGGTGCGGAACATCGGCTATGGTTGA
- the clpS gene encoding ATP-dependent Clp protease adapter ClpS, whose product MFPKMRILLTSNQGPDEPGREEEDGLALETSKPELKPPARYQVVMLNDDFTPMDFVVEVLESFFLLNREAATQVMLKVHTEGRAVCGVYTRDVAETKAAQVNEYARECQHPLMCQIQREA is encoded by the coding sequence ATGTTTCCAAAGATGAGAATTCTACTAACCTCGAATCAGGGGCCAGATGAGCCCGGACGCGAAGAAGAGGACGGTCTGGCGCTGGAAACCAGCAAGCCGGAACTTAAGCCGCCTGCTCGTTATCAGGTTGTTATGCTGAACGACGATTTCACTCCCATGGACTTCGTGGTAGAGGTGCTTGAAAGCTTCTTCCTCTTGAATCGCGAAGCAGCGACCCAAGTAATGTTGAAGGTCCACACGGAAGGTAGGGCGGTTTGTGGTGTCTATACTCGGGATGTAGCTGAAACCAAGGCCGCGCAGGTAAATGAGTACGCGAGGGAATGCCAGCACCCGTTGATGTGTCAGATACAACGGGAAGCGTAA
- a CDS encoding DMT family transporter yields MVEAVRLDQPRRGAALLATSALLFAIMGVLIREVSETVNNETVVFFRNLVGVFFFLPMIAYRGFGPFRTKRLTNHFLRTFYGLGAMYCFFYAIAHLPLADAMVFTYAAPVFTPVLAWWWLKESLTTRMMSMVLLGFVGVLLVAKPTGALFEAKALAGVGASLLAACAFVSIRAMSNSEPASRIVFYFSTFSALLSSIPLLWAWQPLSVRELGLLLAVGLVATTSQLVMSKAYALAPPGKIGPLSYLAIVFSGLFAWLLWNEMPGLSSWMGAGLIFASTLISMTMPASRPKKARTDV; encoded by the coding sequence ATGGTTGAGGCGGTACGGCTGGACCAACCGCGACGCGGCGCTGCGCTGCTCGCCACCTCGGCTCTGCTGTTCGCGATAATGGGCGTGCTGATCCGCGAGGTGTCCGAGACCGTCAATAACGAAACCGTGGTGTTCTTCCGCAATCTGGTCGGGGTGTTCTTCTTCCTGCCGATGATCGCCTACCGCGGATTCGGTCCTTTCCGCACCAAGCGCCTGACCAACCATTTCCTGCGAACGTTCTACGGTCTTGGGGCGATGTATTGTTTCTTTTACGCTATCGCCCATCTACCCCTGGCCGACGCTATGGTGTTCACCTACGCAGCACCGGTCTTCACTCCGGTTCTCGCCTGGTGGTGGCTGAAAGAGTCGTTGACCACCCGGATGATGTCCATGGTGCTGCTTGGCTTCGTCGGCGTTCTGCTGGTAGCCAAGCCCACGGGCGCATTGTTCGAGGCCAAGGCGCTGGCGGGCGTCGGCGCCAGTCTGCTGGCTGCCTGTGCTTTCGTGTCTATTCGGGCAATGAGCAATAGTGAACCGGCTAGTCGCATCGTCTTCTATTTTTCGACCTTTTCCGCGCTGCTCTCGTCAATCCCGCTCCTCTGGGCCTGGCAGCCGTTGAGTGTGCGCGAGCTCGGGTTGCTGCTCGCAGTCGGCCTGGTCGCCACCACCAGCCAGCTGGTCATGTCCAAGGCCTATGCGCTGGCGCCACCTGGCAAGATCGGGCCGCTAAGCTATCTGGCGATCGTTTTCTCGGGACTGTTCGCCTGGCTGCTTTGGAATGAGATGCCCGGTTTATCCTCCTGGATGGGCGCTGGTTTGATCTTCGCCTCGACACTAATCAGCATGACCATGCCAGCGAGCCGGCCAAAAAAAGCACGAACTGATGTATGA
- the clpA gene encoding ATP-dependent Clp protease ATP-binding subunit ClpA: MLNRDLEITLNLAFKDARNKRHEFMTVEHLLLALLDNQAAVSVMRACGADLERLRRELTEFIDSTTPLIPKHDHERETQPTLGFQRVLQRAVFHVQSSGKGEVSGANVLVAIFSEQESQAVFFLKQQQIARIDIVNYISHGISKVSGESEQAQPDQEPMDEEGGEATAANNPLESYASNLNEQARQGRIDPLVGRASEVERVAQILVRRRKNNPLLVGEAGVGKTAIAEGLAKRIVDGEVPDILAEAVVYSLDLGALLAGTKYRGDFEKRFKALLKALKKRPQAILFIDEIHTIIGAGAASGGVMDASNLLKPLLSSGELRCIGSTTFQEFRGIFEKDRALARRFQKVDVVEPSIEDTIQILRGLKSRFEEHHGIPYTDEALKVAAELAARYINDRHMPDKAIDVIDEAGAYQRLKPVEERAERIDVSEVEAIVAKIARIPPKHVSSSDKELLQNLERDLKLVVFGQDNAIDALSTAIKLSRAGLKSADKPVGSFLFSGPTGVGKTEVTRQLAKSLGVELLRFDMSEYMERHTVSRLIGAPPGYVGFDQGGLLTEAINKSPHCVLLLDEIEKAHPEVFNLLLQVMDHGTLTDNNGRKADFRNVIIVLTTNAGAESMSRASIGFTKQDHSTDAMEVIKKTFTPEFRNRLDTIIQFGRLSHESIKFVVDKFLTELQAQLEDKHVLLDVDESARDWLAEHGYDPLMGARPMARLIQDKIKRPLAEQILFGELAENGGTVHVSLRDDELVLDVMEEELA, from the coding sequence ATGCTCAATAGAGATCTCGAGATCACCCTGAACCTGGCGTTCAAAGATGCGCGCAACAAGCGCCACGAATTCATGACCGTCGAGCACTTGCTGCTTGCTTTGCTGGACAACCAGGCAGCTGTCTCCGTCATGCGCGCCTGCGGAGCCGATCTGGAGCGTTTGCGCCGCGAACTGACCGAATTTATCGATTCCACCACGCCGCTGATCCCCAAGCACGATCACGAGCGTGAGACGCAGCCGACGCTGGGTTTTCAGCGGGTGTTGCAGCGCGCCGTTTTTCACGTGCAAAGCTCCGGGAAGGGCGAAGTAAGCGGAGCCAACGTGCTCGTTGCGATCTTCAGCGAACAGGAAAGCCAGGCTGTCTTTTTCCTGAAGCAGCAGCAGATCGCCCGCATCGATATCGTCAATTACATTTCCCATGGCATCTCCAAGGTGTCGGGCGAGTCCGAGCAGGCGCAGCCTGATCAGGAGCCGATGGACGAAGAGGGTGGTGAAGCCACCGCGGCGAACAATCCGCTGGAAAGCTATGCCAGCAACCTGAATGAGCAGGCACGGCAGGGCCGTATCGATCCGCTGGTCGGACGGGCCTCGGAGGTCGAGCGTGTCGCTCAGATTCTTGTGCGTCGTCGCAAGAACAACCCCTTGCTGGTTGGCGAGGCGGGGGTGGGCAAGACGGCGATTGCCGAAGGGCTGGCCAAACGTATCGTCGATGGTGAAGTGCCGGACATTCTCGCTGAGGCCGTGGTGTATTCGCTGGATCTCGGTGCGCTGCTGGCAGGTACAAAGTACCGGGGCGATTTCGAAAAGCGCTTCAAGGCTTTGCTCAAGGCGCTGAAAAAGCGTCCGCAGGCGATCCTGTTCATCGATGAAATTCACACCATTATCGGTGCCGGGGCAGCTTCCGGCGGTGTGATGGATGCGTCCAACCTGCTCAAGCCGTTGCTGTCTTCGGGCGAGTTGCGCTGCATAGGCTCGACGACCTTCCAGGAGTTCCGCGGCATCTTCGAGAAGGACCGCGCGCTTGCGCGTCGCTTCCAGAAGGTCGACGTAGTCGAACCTTCCATCGAAGATACGATACAGATCCTCCGAGGCCTGAAAAGCCGGTTCGAAGAGCATCACGGCATCCCTTACACCGACGAGGCGCTGAAGGTCGCCGCAGAACTGGCTGCGCGCTATATCAACGACCGACACATGCCGGACAAGGCAATCGACGTCATTGACGAAGCCGGCGCCTATCAGCGGCTCAAGCCGGTCGAGGAGCGCGCCGAGCGCATCGACGTGAGCGAGGTCGAAGCGATCGTGGCCAAGATTGCGCGAATCCCTCCGAAGCACGTTTCCTCAAGCGACAAGGAATTGCTGCAGAATCTCGAGCGCGACTTGAAGCTGGTCGTGTTCGGTCAGGACAACGCGATCGACGCGCTCTCAACGGCGATCAAGCTGTCCCGGGCGGGTCTGAAGTCGGCCGACAAGCCGGTCGGTTCGTTCCTGTTCTCTGGGCCGACGGGCGTCGGCAAGACTGAAGTGACGCGCCAGTTGGCCAAGAGCCTGGGTGTCGAGCTGCTGCGCTTCGACATGTCCGAGTACATGGAGCGTCATACCGTGTCGCGCCTGATCGGTGCGCCTCCCGGCTATGTTGGTTTCGACCAGGGCGGACTGCTGACCGAAGCGATCAACAAGAGCCCGCACTGTGTGTTGCTGCTCGACGAAATTGAGAAAGCGCATCCAGAGGTCTTCAACCTGCTACTGCAGGTCATGGACCACGGTACGCTGACCGATAACAACGGGCGCAAGGCGGACTTCCGCAACGTGATCATCGTGTTGACCACCAATGCCGGCGCCGAATCGATGAGCCGTGCTTCGATCGGCTTCACCAAGCAGGATCACAGCACTGACGCGATGGAGGTCATCAAGAAGACCTTCACGCCGGAGTTCCGCAACCGTCTCGACACCATCATCCAGTTCGGTCGTCTTAGCCACGAAAGCATCAAGTTCGTGGTGGACAAGTTCCTCACCGAACTGCAGGCGCAATTGGAAGACAAACACGTGCTTCTGGATGTCGATGAGAGCGCGCGTGATTGGCTTGCCGAGCATGGCTACGATCCGCTCATGGGCGCACGTCCCATGGCTCGCCTGATCCAGGACAAGATCAAGCGACCATTGGCCGAGCAAATTCTGTTTGGCGAGCTCGCCGAAAATGGCGGCACGGTTCATGTCAGTCTGCGTGACGACGAGCTGGTGCTGGATGTCATGGAAGAAGAGCTGGCCTGA
- the icd gene encoding NADP-dependent isocitrate dehydrogenase, producing MGYQKIQVPASGDKITVNADLTLNVPENPVIPYIEGDGIGVDISPVMIDVVDAAVEKAYGGKRKISWMEVFAGEKATQVYDQDTWLPEETLHAVKDYVVSIKGPLTTPVGGGIRSLNVALRQQLDLYVCQRPVRWFEGVPSPVKKPGDVDMVIFRENSEDIYAGVEWKAGTAEAEKVIKFLTEEMGVTKIRFTDMCGIGIKPVSEAGTKRLVRKALQYAVDNDRDSVTLVHKGNIMKFTEGAFKDWGYEIARDEFGAELLDGGPWMQFKNPTTGKNIVVKDVIADAMLQQILLRPAEYDVIATLNLNGDYLSDALAAEVGGIGIAPGANLSDSVAMFEATHGTAPKYAGQDKVNPGSLILSAEMMLRHMGWVEAADLIINGVNGAIANKTVTYDFERLMDGAKLRKCSEFGQDIIASMS from the coding sequence ATGGGATACCAAAAGATCCAGGTGCCGGCTAGCGGCGACAAAATTACCGTAAATGCCGACCTGACCCTGAACGTGCCGGAAAACCCGGTCATCCCGTACATCGAAGGTGACGGGATCGGCGTGGACATTTCTCCGGTCATGATCGATGTGGTCGATGCGGCTGTGGAAAAAGCCTACGGCGGCAAGCGCAAGATCTCCTGGATGGAAGTATTCGCGGGCGAAAAGGCAACTCAGGTGTATGACCAGGACACCTGGCTGCCTGAAGAAACGCTGCACGCTGTGAAGGATTACGTCGTATCGATCAAAGGGCCTCTGACTACTCCAGTAGGTGGCGGCATTCGTTCGTTGAACGTTGCGCTGCGTCAACAGCTCGATCTGTACGTCTGCCAGCGTCCGGTTCGCTGGTTTGAAGGTGTTCCGAGCCCGGTCAAGAAGCCTGGCGACGTGGACATGGTCATCTTCCGTGAGAACTCTGAAGACATTTACGCTGGTGTCGAATGGAAAGCCGGCACAGCTGAGGCGGAAAAGGTCATCAAATTCCTCACCGAGGAAATGGGTGTTACCAAGATCCGCTTTACCGATATGTGCGGCATCGGCATCAAGCCGGTTTCCGAAGCTGGTACCAAGCGCCTGGTTCGCAAAGCTCTGCAGTACGCAGTGGATAACGATCGTGATTCGGTGACCCTGGTACACAAGGGCAACATCATGAAATTTACCGAAGGTGCGTTCAAGGACTGGGGCTATGAGATCGCCCGTGACGAGTTCGGCGCCGAGCTGCTCGACGGTGGTCCGTGGATGCAGTTCAAGAACCCGACAACCGGCAAGAACATTGTGGTGAAAGACGTCATCGCCGACGCCATGCTGCAGCAGATCCTGCTGCGTCCCGCCGAGTACGATGTGATCGCCACGCTGAACCTCAACGGCGATTATCTTTCGGACGCGCTGGCGGCAGAAGTAGGCGGCATCGGTATTGCTCCCGGTGCCAACCTGTCCGATTCGGTCGCCATGTTCGAGGCAACCCACGGCACCGCCCCGAAGTATGCAGGTCAAGACAAGGTCAACCCGGGCTCGCTGATCCTGTCCGCTGAAATGATGCTGCGCCATATGGGTTGGGTCGAGGCGGCAGATCTCATCATCAACGGCGTGAACGGCGCGATTGCCAACAAGACCGTGACCTATGACTTCGAGCGCCTGATGGATGGCGCTAAGCTGCGCAAGTGCTCGGAGTTCGGCCAGGACATCATCGCCAGCATGAGCTGA